A single Chaetodon trifascialis isolate fChaTrf1 chromosome 18, fChaTrf1.hap1, whole genome shotgun sequence DNA region contains:
- the LOC139346892 gene encoding myelin-associated glycoprotein-like isoform X3, translating into MVTASLLLCVFLISGVLAACPEDSDLVITAPQEMEALSGSCVQIPCTFRSKSVEELNSTRPTFGVWIINDPMRLSDRNVIFNSSRAVNTYPISLTGNLGQKNCATLFSNVIKDHTSTYFFRIENQPYLATAVCNPVQIAVRDSPASPRIEISGDLRENQSVTISCSAFTPCPHSPPKLTWNLQQDSLNTIEENTDGTFTTKIQKSITLSDHHDGYNITCSVAYPVNGGRDVKTAEERETLSVSYAPRNTAVVVSPSDPVSVGSVVNLTCSCRGNPPVVHFVWFMISDGRLELIRVDTQVYGFEVARGDRGRLFYCGCRNDLDIQLSTGQQLVFEGDQPAGRVGVQVIVMILGIIMLVSTLVIFECWFRSRRSPKPVKEAAGADYINTVTEMSL; encoded by the exons ATGGTGACAGCCAGCCTGTTACTGTGTGTCTTCCTTATTTCAG GTGTTTTGGCTGCTTGTCCAGAGGATTCAGATCTCGTCATTACTGCACCTCAGGAGATGGAAGCACTGAGTGGATCTTGTGTGCAGATCCCATGTACCTTTAGATCTAAATCAGTGGAGGAACTCAACAGCACGAGACCAACCTTTGGGGTGTGGATTATAAATGACCCCATGAGACTTTCtgacagaaatgtgattttcaaCAGTAGCCGTGCAGTCAACACATACCCAATAAGTCTCACTGGGAACCTCGGTCAGAAAAACTGTGCCACTCTGTTTTCCAATGTAATCAAAGATCACACAAGCACATATTTCTTCAGAATTGAGAACCAACCATATCTAGCAACAGCGGTTTGCAACCCTGTTCAAATAGCAGTCAGAG ATTCTCCTGCGAGCCCCAGAATTGAGATCTCAGGTGACCTGAGGGAGAATCAGTCTGTCACTATAAGCTGCTCAGCTTTCACTCCCTGTCCTCACTCACCTCCTAAACTCACCTGGAACCTCCAACAAGACTCTCTCAACACAATAGAGGAGAACACAGACGGAACCTTTACGACTAAAATCCAGAAGAGCATCACTCTGTCAGACCACCATGATGGATACAACATCACCTGTTCTGTTGCATATCCTGTGaatggagggagagatgtgaagacagcagaggagagagagactctCAGTGTTTCAT ATGCTCCCAGGAACACAGCGGTGGTCGTCAGTCCCTCTGATCCAGTGTCGGTTGGCAGCGTGGTGAACCTGACGTGCTCCTGCAGAGGAAACCCTCCTGTTGTCCACTTTGTCTGGTTCATGATCAGCGATGGCAGACTGGAGCTGATCAGAGTCGATACACAGGTTTATGGCTTTGAAGTGGCCCGTGGTGATCGAGGCAGACTGTTCTATTGCGGATGCAGAAATGATCTGGACATTCAGCTATCAACGGGACAGCAGCTGGTGTTTGAAG GTGATCAACCGGCTGGCCGGGTTGGCGTCCAAGTCATAGTGATGATCCTGGGAATCATCATGCTCGTCAGTACGCTGGTCATCTTTGAGTG CTGGTTTAGATCAAGACGCTCCCCTAAACCAGTGAAG gaagcagcaggagcagacTACATCAACACAGTGACTGAGATGTCATTATGA